The Podospora bellae-mahoneyi strain CBS 112042 chromosome 7, whole genome shotgun sequence genome includes a window with the following:
- the YCG1 gene encoding chromosome condensation complex Condensin, subunit G (COG:B; COG:D; EggNog:ENOG503NV3M; BUSCO:EOG09260LRX), producing MAPRATRSTRSSTAGGGATSRASTTATATSRSSPAVNYNIPEESPDNALRQQVAAVFRDAQRTTASHRKLAVTLRKMQEACCYEPTATKKSATTTNLGDFDEDDFNTEFVRCVLRVMPVKKSEGVGEKTVRFIGLFLRHAIDKDNEITGEADMDTSTMPETPATRLTTYLMVTILPLLQAKDKFVRYRSTQLISHIISSLDAIDDDLFQKLRSGLLKRIRDKEAMVRVQAVLGLGRLAGNEVEAEEDSEDSEGGGAGSGLLDKLLEVLQNDPSADVRRSLLVNLPILPKTLPFLLERARDQDAATRRSVYSRLLPALGDFRHLSLSMREKLLRWGLRDRDENVRKAAGRLFRERWIEDCAGTPPPAETGQPAEVSPPNLDALLELLERIDVINSGGENGIGLEAMKGFWEGRPDYREAMVFDDTFFETLSAESVFVCRTFNDFCRSEGNGKFEQLVEEKLPEVTKVAFYLERYIKVLIDAIKRAEEQEDLEEEEEEDTVEQEFIAEQLLHIALTLDYSDEVGRRKMFSLLRQTLSIPELPDEVTKLTVNVLRDICAPDAAGEKEFCSIVLEAVADVHDTIVDEPPASENDNDDESFHSAQSEVSTPDGDTTPTKSSKNKNVPALSEEEAAKKAIKEIMINMKCLHIVQCMLANVTGDLQQNDHLVSMLNNLVVPAVRSHEAPVRERGLVCLGLCSLLDRSLAEENLTLFMHFFSKGHTALQITALNILTDILNVHGSQLLSANPTLLKVYIKALRSGARHPEVQASATVAVSKLLLGRVISDHDFSAELLKTLVVAYFEPASSDNQSVRQALNYFLPVFCYSRAENQDLMRIVALDALHTLYNVREGLEDDDADVDEEMVSLATIGACLVDWTDPRKCYYPGKEEGVEGERKNVNADVHLEFARGILERLSGSVPREEKKIIAALLGKLYVSPASSEELTRDIYALVCEAVENGLLTDATSRNSLYKLHVGLGKIVNQLDAAAVAAQMNSAEGQVQRYRRSVSRASSVGLGSVAGAGAGNNAGREGSVVSSRAGSVIKEEDEEEEEATVVLSRTEPVMKSIEEDDSEEDGDDKSLVSELLDEDEEDEGEDTL from the exons ATGGCCCCCCGTGCAACAAGATCAACccgctcctccaccgccggcggcggcgccaCCTCCCGCGCCagcacaacagcaacagccacctcccgctcctccccAGCCGTAAACTACAACATCCCCGAAGAAAGCCCCGACAACGCCCTCCGACAGCAAGTCGCCGCCGTCTTCCGCGACGCCCAGcgcaccaccgcctcccacCGCAAGCTAGCCGTCACCCTCCGCAAGATGCAGGAAGCCTGCTGCTATGAGCCAACGGCTACCAAGAAATCTGCCACGACTACTAACCTCggcgactttgacgaggatgacTTCAACACCGAGTTTGTCCGCTGCGTTCTGCGCGTCATGCCCGTCAAGAAGTCGGAAGGGGTAGGCGAGAAGACGGTCAGGTTCATTGGGCTGTTTTTGCGGCATGCGATTGATAAGGACAATGAGATTACGGGCGAGGCGGATATGGATACTAGTACTATGCCTGAGACGCCTGCTACGAGACTCACGACGTATCTGATGGTTACGATTTTGCCGTTGCTGCAGGCGAAGGACAAGTTTGTGAGGTATCGGTCGACGCAGTTGATTTCACACATTATCAGCTCGCTGGATGcgattgatgatgatttgttTCAGAAGCTGAggtcggggttgttgaagaggattCGGGACAAGGAGGCCATGGTAAGGGTGCAGGCTGTGCTCGGGTTGGGGAGACTGGCGGGGAatgaggttgaggctgaagaagattcGGAGGATagcgaggggggtggtgcggGCAGTGGCCTCTTGGATAAGTTGCTGGAGGTGTTGCAGAACGATCCCAGCGCTGATGTCAGGAGGTCGCTTTTGGTGAATCTGCCTATTCTGCCCAAGACGTTGCCTTTTCTGCttgagagggcgagggatcAAGAtgcggcgacgaggaggtcgGTGTACTCGCGGCTGCTTCCTGCGCTGGGTGATTTTAGGCACTTGTCACTTTCGATGAGGGAGAAGCTGCTCCGATGGGGCTTGCGCGACAGAGATGAGAACGTCCGTAAGGCGGCCGGTCGTCTGTTCCGTGAGCGCTGGATTGAGGATTGCGCGGGGACGCCACCGCCTGCTGAGACCGGTCAGCCGGCTGAGGTTTCACCCCCTAACCTCGACGCGCTCCTTGAGTTGTTGGAGCGTATCGATGTCATCAACTCTGGTGGTGAGAACGGCATTGGTCTTGAAGCCATGAAGGGTTTCTGGGAAGGTCGTCCAGACTACAGAGAAGCCATGGTCTTTGACGACACCTTCTTCGAGACTCTGAGCGCCGAGTCCGTCTTTGTCTGCCGAACCTTCAACGACTTTTGCCGCAGCGAGGGCAACGGCAAGTTTGAGCAGCTcgtcgaggagaagctccCCGAAGTCACCAAGGTAGCCTTCTACCTCGAACGCTACATCAAGGTCCTGATCGACGCCATCAAGCGTGCCGAAGAGCAGGAAGAccttgaagaggaagaggaggaggacacgGTGGAGCAGGAGTTCATAGCAgaacagctcctccacatcGCCCTCACGCTCGACTACTCTGATGAAGTCGGTCGTCGCAAGAtgttctccctcctccgacaGACCCTTTCCATTCCCGAACTCCCTGACGAGGTGACCAAGTTGACTGTCAACGTCCTCCGCGACATTTGCGCCCCTGACGCTGCCGGGGAAAAAGAATTCTGCTCCATCGTCCTCGAAGCCGTAGCCGACGTGCACGACACCATCGTCGACGAGCCGCCCGCGAGCGAGAACGATAACGACGATGAATCGTTCCACTCGGCTCAGTCAGAGGTGTCCACCCCCGACGGCGACACCACCCCGACCAAATCctccaagaacaagaacgTCCCTGCGCtgtccgaggaggaggcggccaagaaggcgatcAAGGAGATCATGATCAACATGAAGTGCTTGCATATTGTGCAGTGCATGCTCGCAAACGTGACGGGCGATCTCCAGCAAAACGACCACTTGGTTTCAATGCTTAACAATCTTGTTGTGCCAGCTGTCCGTTCCCACGAGGCGCCTGTGCGGGAGAGGGGTCTGGTCTGTCTGGGTTTGTGTTCGTTGTTGGATAGGTcgctggcggaggagaatTTGACGCTGTTTATGCACTTTTTTAGCAAGGGGCATACGGCGCTGCAGATTACGGCGCTGAACATCTTGACGGACATTTTGAATGTGCATGGGTCACAGCTGTTGTCTGCTAACCCTACACTGTTGAAGGTCTACATCAAGGCTTTGAGGTCGGGGGCGAGGCATCCTGAGGTGCAGGCTTCTGCTACGGTGGCGGTGTCAAAGTTGCTGCTTGGGAGGGTGATTTCTGATCATGACTTTTCTGCGGAGCTGCTCAAGACGTTGGTTGTGGCGTACTTTGAGCCGGCGAGCAGTGACAACCAGTCTGTCAGGCAGGCGCTGAATTATTTCCTGCCGGTGTTTTGCTACAGTCGGGCGGAGAATCAGGACTTGATGAGGATTGTTGCGCTGGATGCGCTGCATACGTTGTATAATGTGAgggaggggctggaggatgatgacgcgGATgtggacgaggagatggtgagTTTGGCGACGATTGGCGCTTGCTTGGTGGACTGGACGGATCCGAGGAAGTGTTACTACCCGGGcaaagaggagggggtggagggggagaggaagaatgtGAATGCGGATGTGCATTTGGAGTTTGCGAGGGGGATTTTGGAGAGGTTGTCTGGGAGTGTGCCGA gagaggaaaagaagattATTGCTGCGCTGCTTGGCAAACTTTATGTGTCCCCGGCCTCAAGTGAGGAGCTCACTAGAGACATCTATGCCCTAGTTTgtgaggctgttgagaaTGGTCTTTTGACTGATGCGACGAGTCGGAACTCGCTGTACAAATTGCATGTTGGGCTTGGCAAGATTGTCAACCagcttgatgctgctgctgtggcggcgCAGATGAACTCGGCTGAAGGTCAGGTACAGAGGTACAGGAGGAGCGTTAGCAGGGCTAGTTCTGTTGGGCTGGGGAGTGtggccggtgctggtgctggaaaCAATGCTGGAAGGGAGGGCTCAGTTGTTTCATCCAGGGCGGGGAGcgtcatcaaggaggaggatgaagaggaggaggaggcgacgGTTGTGTTGAGCAGGACGGAGCCGGTGATGAAGAGtattgaggaagatgattcggaggaggatggagatgatAAGAGTTTGGTCAGTGAGttgctggatgaggatgaggaagatgagggtgaggacACTCTGTGA
- the LAS21 gene encoding major facilitator superfamily transporter protein (COG:T; EggNog:ENOG503NW8U): MSPRRSRDGGILSTLLLVAANLLVPIAIFVFGKGFFPYKPLLTGLATYGESSVYGEPPKAQFDKLVFMVVDALRSDFVYTANSGFKFTQSLIRDGGALPFTAHATSPTVTMPRLKAITTGSIPSFLDVVLNLDEGDESSSLASQDTWLAQMKRKKKGKLVMYGDDTWLKLFPGMFDRFEGTTSFFVSDFTEVDNNVTRHVPEELERKDWNTLVLHYLGLDHIGHKGGPRSPHMLNKQYEMDGIVKQIYQAIESKDHLKSTLFVVCGDHGMNDAGNHGASSAGETSPALLFLSPKLKKLNKRLRAPLPENPDFQYYDTVEQSDLAPTLAALMGVPISKNNLGATIPDFLPFWSSSEVKAEILMRNADQIMQVAHAAFGQKMYEWSFKEDGKPETDDEKLAAGYMEFEQLYQQVYRGASPDLYQEMIPKAGNWLHEAQSFLSGMASNYDTPQMLLGFGIALSALVLALISSPTLPPIPFSLVTLAYGAMMFASSYVEEEQHFWYWGTTAWFGYLLVRGLNRKTAHPIAHAVSFGVILLAARIIRSWNQTGQKFAGEPDIVTLYLQTSPVLLWCLVGATYFWIQQHLTFGLSSLPIWLSFATSIGLVLAAFTFKVAFVVEDAPELLTEFVKKLLEINFSGGGRELVERARAVFIGLGILMAASLGFMGAKKQISQGQPGVFTALTVLTLFLVTQSRVTDIPLFLLYNLQFRLLLSYVPELELGEITLSSLLLQYASFFAQGGSNAISSIDLSSAYNGIATYNATFVGILTFLSNWAGPVYWAVATVILLLSKRQHLLSHRRGGEEGNVYKLHVSLMTVFIAAATAAVMGACGVLRDHLFIWTVFSPKYLYVVAWAGGVHLGVNVGMGGLLYWLGVREGSGREKA; this comes from the exons ATGTCGCCGCGTCGCAGTCGCGATGGCGGCATCTTGAGCactctgctgctggtggcagCCAATCTTCTGGTTCCAATCGCCATATTCGTCTTTGGCAAGGGGTTTTTCCCCTACAAGCCACTTCTCACTGGTCTTGCGACGTATGGCGAGAGCTCCGTTTATGGCGAGCCACCAAAGGCGCAGTTTGACAAGCTGGTGTTTATGGTTGTTGATGCGTTGCGGAG TGATTTTGTCTACACAGCAAACAGCGGCTTCAAATTTACCCAATC ACTGATTCGCGATGGGGGTGCTCTACCGTTCACGGCACATGCCACTTCGCCGACTGTTACGATGCCACGGCTCAAGGCGATAACCACGGGGTCTATTCCTTCGTTCCTGGATGTGGTGCTTAAtctggatgagggggatgagagcTCAAGCTTGGCGTCGCAGGATACGTGGTTGGCgcagatgaagaggaagaagaaggggaagctgGTCATGTACGGAGATGATACATGGTTGAAGCTGTTTCCGGGCATGTTTGACCGCTTTGAGGGGACGACTAGCTTTTTTGTTTCG GACTTTACCGAGGTCGACAATAACGTCACGAGGCATGTTCCAGAGGAactggagaggaaggattgGAATACTCTGGTTTTGCATTATCTTGGGTTGGATCATATTGGGCACAAGGGCGGGCCGAGGAG CCCCCATATGCTCAACAAGCAGTACGAGATGGACGGCATCGTCAAGCAAATCTACCAGGCCATCGAGTCCAAAGACCACCTCAAGTCAACCCTCTTTGTCGTCTGCGGAGACCACGGCATGAACGACGCCGGCAACCAcggcgcctcctccgctgGGGAGACATCCCCAGCCTTGTtgttcctctcccccaagctcaagaagctcaacaaGAGACTTCGAGCACCGCTGCCAGAGAACCCCGACTTCCAGTACTACGACACCGTCGAGCAGTCCGATCTGGCGCCCACTCTTGCCGCCTTGATGGGCGTTCCAATCTCCAAGAACAACCTCGGCGCGACCATCCCTGACTTTTTGCCGTTTTGGTCTAGCAGTGAAGTCAAGGCCGAGATTCTCATGCGCAACGCGGATCAAATCATGCAGGTGGCCCACGCGGCTTTTGGCCAAAAGATGTATGAGTGGTCCTTTAAGGAAGACGGCAAGCCCGAGACAGACGATGAGAAGTTAGCTGCCGGTTACATGGAATTTGAGCAGTTGTATCAACAAGTCTACCGAGGAGCCAGTCCTGACCTTTACCAGGAAATGATCCCCAAAGCAGGAAAC TGGCTCCACGAAGCCCaatccttcctctccggCATGGCGAGCAATTATGACACTCCACAAATGCTCCTCGGTTTTGGAATCGCCCTTTCGgccctcgtcctcgctctcatctcctcccccaccctcccacccatccccttctccctcgtcacTCTCGCCTACGGCGCAATGATGTTCGCCAGCAGCTACGTCGAAGAGGAGCAGCACTTCTGGTACTGGGGCACAACCGCCTGGTTCGGCTACCTCCTCGTCCGGGGCCTCAACCGCAAGACAGCCCACCCAATCGCCCATGCTGTCTCCTTTGGTGTGATCCTTCTCGCAGCTCGTATCATCAGATCCTGGAACCAAACCGGTCAGAAATTCGCTGGAGAGCCTGACATTGTCACGCTCTACCTCCAGACGTCCCCAGTCCTGTTATGGTGTCTTGTCGGGGCAACATACTTTTGGATCCAGCAACATCTCACCTTTGGCCTCTCCAGCCTGCCAATCTGGCTTTCTTTTGCGACGTCGATTGGACTTGTGCTCGCGGCATTCACCTTCAAGGTTGCctttgtggtggaggatgcgccGGAATTGTTGACAGAGTTTGTGAAGAAACTGCTGGAGATTAATTTcagtggtggggggagggagctaGTGGAGAGAGCGCGGGCGGTGTTTATCGGGTTGGGGATCCTGATGGCTGCTAGTCTGGGATTCATGGGGGCGAAGAAGCAGATTAGCCAGGGGCAGCCGGGGGTTTTCACTGCTTTGACGGTGCTGACGCTTTTTTTGGTGACGCAGAGCAGGGTTACTGATATCCCGCTTTTTTTGCTTTATAATCTTCAGTTCAGGCTACTACTCTCGTATGTACCGGAGTTGGAGCTGGGGGAGATTACGCTGTCAAGTCTACTGCTGCAGTACGCCTCGTTCTTCGCACAAGGCGGCTCCAACGCCATCAGCTCGATCGATTTATCGTCGGCTTATAATGGGATCGCGACCTACAACGCGACTTTTGTGGGGATATTGACGTTCTTGTCGAACTGGGCTGGGCCGGTGTATTGGGCGGTGGCGACGGTGATTTTGCTGCTGAGCAAACGACAACATCTGCTGAGCCACCgccggggaggggaagagggaaaTGTGTACAAGTTGCACGTCTCCCTCATGACGGTGTTTATCGCCGCGGCGACGGCTGCGGTCATGGGGGCTTgtggggtgttgagggatCATTTGTTTATTTGGACGGTTTTCAGCCCAAAGTATCTTTATGTTGTTGCCTGGGCTGGGGGGGTGCATTTGGGGGTGAATGTCGGGATGGGCGGTTTGTTGTATTGGCTTGGGGTcagggaggggagtgggagggagaaggcgtGA
- the pli1 gene encoding E3 SUMO-protein ligase pli1 (COG:K; EggNog:ENOG503NYWT): MADKTAELQNLTRTVQNPALQKTVLQQICQVNGLAKTGNKVDLQRRITQQLSNVSEKQDWQQFEELRKNILARATPPASRPIATPTASPAVVVPQAALPAVLYNSQSQYQPPRPATPPQYATMASSYGSSGYRAAYGGYNSHSAGMPIQKPPPARLIEHFAFKSSPFYELRHQLGKPRELEVMTSHRNTEKIELRGSEMSVCDENPSMRVLVFCANGTTPIQDIAFPYQCELRVNGEEVKANLRGLKNKPGSTKPVDVTHLLRFRPPSYTNRIEVTYALTQKKFYLSVVLCKTTTVDALVPQIRQKIRKEHVIDEITKAASDPDVVATSQNLSLKCPITYMRLTNPCRGVKCNHIQCFDASSYLQMQEQSPLWVCPICNRVTPFEQLAIDEYARDILARTSESTEQVTIEPNGEWALPGARKDTGVSKSQEASYIDDDDLVVYENPSKPSYSSAQHPSSAAYLGTPQSGASRDTSAAPRSSSKRSAPEVIDLISSDDEDDAQPAKRPRYY; encoded by the exons ATGGCCGACAAGACAGCCGAACTGCAGAACCTGACCCGCACCGTCCAGAATCCTGCTCTGCAAAAGACGGTGCTCCAACAGATATGTCAGGTCAATGGCCTCGCTAAGACGGGCAACAAAGTCGATCTACAAAGGCGGATCACCCAAC AATTATCCAACGTGTCTGAAAAGCAAGATTGGCAGCAGTTCGAGGAACTCCGCAAGAACATTTTGGCGCGTGCCACTCCTCCAGCATCTCGTCCTATAGCCACCCCGACAGCCAGCCCTGCGGTAGTTGTTCCGCAAGCTGCCCTCCCAGCTGTATTGTACAACAGTCAGTCGCAAtaccaaccaccacgaccgGCAACCCCGCCCCAATATGCTACCATGGCGTCCTCTTATGGCTCTTCGGGTTATCGGGCGGCATATGGCGGTTACAACTCCCACTCGGCCGGGATGCCCATCCagaaaccaccacctgctCGACTAATCGAGCATTTTGCCTTTAAGTCGAGCCCTTTCTACGAGCTGAGGCACCAGCTGGGCAAACCCCGAGAGTTGGAGG TAATGACGAGTCATAGGAACACGGAAAAGATCGAGTTGAGAGGGTCGGAGATGTCTGTGTGCGATGAAAACCCATCCATGAGGGTTCTGGTGTTTTGTGCCAACGGGACAACGCCAATTCAGGACATTGCCTTTCCTTATCAATGCGAACTACGGGTaaatggcgaggaggtcaaggccaACTTGAGAGGGTTGAAAAACAAGCCCGGCTCGACGAAGCCTGTCGATGTGACGCACCTGTTGCGCTTTCGACCTCCGAGCTATACCAACCGCATCGAGGTGACATATGCCTTGACTCAAAAG AAGTTTTATCTGTCCGTGGTCCTCTGCAAAACGACCACGGTGGATGCTCTGGTGCCGCAGATCAGGCAGAAGATCCGGAAGGAGCACGTTATTGATGAAA TTACCAAGGCGGCCAGTGATCCAGATGTGGTTGCGACATCGCAGAACCTGAGCCTCAAATGCCCCATCACATACATGCGTCTGACAAATCCATGCCGCGGCGTCAAGTGCAACCACATTCAGTGTTTCGATGCATCTTCCTATCTCCAGATGCAAGAGCAAAGCCCATTGTGGGTGTGTCCCATTTGCAACAGAGTCACCCCGTTTGAGCAGCTGGCGATTGATGA GTACGCGCGTGACATCTTGGCTCGCACATCGGAATCTACGGAGCAGGTCACCATTGAGCCAAATGGAGAATGGGCTCTTCCTGGTGCCAGAAAGGACACAGGAGTTTCGAAGAGTCAGGAGGCTAGCTATATTGACGACGATGATCTCGTGGTTTATGAGAACCCCAGCAAGCCAAGTTACAGCTCTGCACAGCATCCGTCGAGTGCTGCTTATCTGGGGACGCCACAGAGTGGTGCTTCCAGAGACACCTCTGCTGCACCCCGGTCCTCCAGCAAGCGATCCGCTCCCGAGGTCATTGACCTGATTTCCTctgacgatgaagatgatgcccAGCCCGCAAAGCGCCCGAGGTACTACTAG
- the NOP4 gene encoding RNA recognition motif-containing protein (COG:A; EggNog:ENOG503NUS9; BUSCO:EOG09260XQV), whose amino-acid sequence MGADKKRQREDGPVEATTSSTDQSSSNPNKRPRVDKNRSLFVRSLPPSATSESLTNFFSQHYPVKHATVVLDPKTKTSRGYGFVSFADPEDAIEAKIKLNNELLDGRRLRLDIAQPRLRDAAKASTEVAARVVTEKRQREEELAEQRKAPKLIIRNLPWSIKSSEQLAKLFQPFGKIKFADLPNSKGKLSGFGFVTLRGRKNAEKALEAINGKEIDGRTVAVDWAVDKQTWEQHKEEEEGGEETKTEKKKAKKAKNEEKEEDEDPNMTQEDRDLANFFKNYGKNLEDEVEDDDEDVNSEDEDEDDDEEKDSDEEMDEDGDAEFEDASDDEEEEAEPEKKLSTDNSTTVFIRNLPYTATDEQLKAHFETFGAVRYARVVKERGTDRPAGTGFVCFFNHDDYVSCLKGAPRRPAPTLAKHSVLQDETLDPEGTYTLDGRILQVAPAVDKSEAARLQEMSASKKDKDKRRLFLLQEGQIPASSPVFKTLSDQEIKMREASAKQRKKLIESNPALHISLTRLAVRNIPANMDSKALKALAREAVVGFAKDVKEGKRAPLSKEENLRGGEQDKEAERRRKEKGKGVVKQAKIVFETVQGSKIDEKKAEGGGKSRGYGFIEYTSHRWALMGLRWLNGHAMKNEAGKTSRLIVEFAIENANVVQRRRQHEQKIREEGPRAPGSRAEREKRERERERGRKNRWERKEEKKRPDTWNKSSKGKKSAVPKEEKGKAEPQTKEGKKNAEAKLAMRTKIVARKREMRKKKAELRGEK is encoded by the coding sequence ATGGGAGCAGACAAAAAACGCCAACGCGAGGACGGCCCCGTCGaggccaccacctcttccaccgaccaatcctcctccaaccccaacaaaaGACCCAGAGTCGACAAAAACCGATCCCTCTTCGTCcgatccctccccccatcagccACCAGCGAGTCCCTCACCAACTTCTTCTCCCAACACTACCCCGTCAAACACGCCACCGTCGTCCTcgaccccaaaaccaaaacctcCCGCGGCTACGGCTTCGTCTCCTTCGCCGACCCCGAAGATGCCATCGaggccaagatcaagctcAATAACGAGCTCCTCGACGGCCGCAGGTTAAGGCTCGACATTGCCCAGCCCCGTCTCCGCGATGCGGCGAAGGCCAGCACCGAGGTCGCTGCAAGAGTCGTCACCGAAAAGCGccagcgggaggaggagctggctgaGCAGAGAAAGGCGCCCAAGCTTATTATTCGTAACTTGCCTTGGAGCATCAAGTCGTCAGAGCAGCTCGCCAAGCTGTTCCAGCCTTTTGGCAAGATCAAGTTTGCGGATTTGCCCAATTCGAAGGGGAAGCTTTCTGGTTTTGGGTTCGTCACGCTTCGGGGTCGCAAGAATGCGGAAAAGGCGTTGGAGGCTATCAATGGCAAGGAGATTGACGGGCGGACGGTGGCGGTTGATTGGGCGGTTGATAAGCAGACTTGGGAGCAGCacaaggaggaagaggagggtggtgaggagaccaagactgagaagaagaaggccaagaaggcgaaaaatgaggagaaggaagaggatgaggaccCGAACATGACACAGGAGGATCGCGATCTGGCGAATTTCTTCAAGAATTACGGCAAGAatctcgaggatgaggtggaggatgatgatgaagatgtcaacagcgaggacgaggacgaagatgatgacgaggagaaggattcagacgaggagatggacgaggatggcgatgccgagtttgaggatgcatcagacgacgaggaggaagaggcagagCCGGAAAAGAAGCTGTCCACTGacaactccaccaccgtcttcaTCCGCAACCTCCCTTACACCGCCACCGACGAGCAGCTTAAGGCCCACTTTGAAACCTTTGGTGCAGTCAGGTACGCTCGCGTGGTCAAAGAGCGCGGCACCGACCGGCCCGCGGGTACTGGATTCGTCTGCTTCTTCAACCACGACGACTATGTCTCCTGCCTCAAGGGCGCTCCCCGTCGCCCTGCCCCCACGCTGGCCAAGCACTCCGTCCTGCAGGACGAAACCCTCGACCCCGAGGGAACGTACACCCTTGACGGCCGCATCCTCCAGGTCGCCCCTGCCGTTGACAAGAGCGAGGCTGCGCGGCTGCAAGAAATGAGCGCAtccaagaaggacaaggacaagcgCCGTCTTTTTCTGCTTCAGGAGGGTCAAATCCCCGCTAGCTCGCCCGTTTTCAAGACGCTCTCCGATCAGGAGATCAAGATGCGCGAGGCGAGCGcgaagcagaggaagaagcttATTGAGAGCAACCCGGCGCTTCACATCTCTCTCACCCGCCTGGCGGTAAGGAATATTCCTGCTAATATGGACTCTAAGGCCCTGAAGGCGTTGGCcagggaggcggtggtgggttttgcgaaggatgtcaaggaggggaagagggcgcCACTTTCGAAGGAGGAGAATCTCCGGGGTGGTGAGCAGGAtaaggaggcggagaggcgcaggaaggagaaggggaagggggtggttaAGCAAGCCAAGATTGTGTTTGAGACGGTGCAGGGGAGCAAgattgatgagaagaaggcggagggaggggggaagagcaGGGGATATGGGTTTATTGAGTACACCTCGCACCGCTGGGCcttgatggggttgaggtggCTGAATGGTCATGCGATGAAGAATGAGGCGGGAAAGACGAGCAGGTTGATTGTGGAGTTTGCTATTGAGAATGCGAATGTTgtgcagaggaggaggcagcaTGAGCAGAAGAttcgggaggaggggccgagGGCGCCAGGgtcgagggcggagagggagaagagggagagggagagggagagggggaggaagaacaggtgggagaggaaggaggagaagaagaggccggATACGTGGAATAAGAGTagcaaggggaagaagagtgCTGTtcccaaggaggagaagggtaAGGCGGAGCCGCAGacgaaggaggggaagaagaatgcGGAGGCTAAGTTGGCCATGAGGACGAAGATtgtggcgaggaagagggagatgaggaagaagaaggcggagcTCAGGGGTGAGAAGTAA
- a CDS encoding hypothetical protein (EggNog:ENOG503P7AT; COG:S) yields MGKSSRASTIKQNNRKLKANVFGPVEAARAERLHAKLAELIAQPKPVKEVEMNDEPVNEEVKEVEAEKEEAAMEVDEKPAAPYKEKERKRRGKKSNIVFRKKGPKTNSKKK; encoded by the exons ATGGGCAAGAGTTCGAGAGCCAGCACTatcaaacaaaacaaccggAAACTCAAGGCCAATGTCTTTGGGCCCGTCGAAGCGGCTCGTGCTGAGCGTCTACATGCCAAGTTGGCAGAGCTCATTGCGCAGCCCAAGCCTGTGAAGGAGGTCGAGATGAACGACG AGCCCGTGAatgaggaggtcaaggaggttgaggctgagaaggaggagg CTGCcatggaggttgatgagaagCCAGCGGCGCCatacaaggagaaggagcgcaAGCGGAGAGGCAAAAAGTCCAACATTGTCTTCCGCAAGAAGGGCCCCAAgaccaacagcaagaagaaaTGA
- a CDS encoding hypothetical protein (COG:U; EggNog:ENOG503NY0V; BUSCO:EOG09263RY2) → MSFDPVPPPYNHLDPTARFLSSSALDFLLIEVVPMSYRINSEISEGEGEEEEEREAAFYRLEGIGYRVGQGLVERFAKDRGKFGDALDVIKFVCKDLWGLVFRKQVDNLKTNHRGVYVLTDNNFRPLSRMSVETGGRSGGAQQAAVVRAQPFLWVPCGIVRGALAAMGIQATVQAETTELPGAVFQIKTLPAK, encoded by the exons ATGTCCTTCGACCCCGTCCCCCCACCCTACAACCACCTCGATCCCACCGCGCGCTTcctctcgtcgtcggcgttggATTTTTTGTTGATTGAGGTTGTGCCAATGTCGTATCGGATAAACTCGGAGATTtctgagggtgagggtgaagaagaggaggaaagggaggcCGCGTTTTACCGGTTGGAGGGGATAGGGTACCGGGTTGGGCAGGggctggtggagaggtttGCGAAGGATAGGGGAAAGTTTGGGGACGCGCTGGATGTGATCAAGTTTGTGTGTAAGGATCtctgggggttggtttttAGGAAGCAGGTGGATAATCTGAAAACTAATCATAGG GGCGTGTACGTCCTAACGGACAACAACTTCCGCCCACTAAGTCGGATGAGCGTCGAGacgggaggaagaagtggagGGGCGCAACAGGCCGCTGTTGTAAGAGCCCAACCG TTCCTATGGGTACCCTGCGGCATCGTGAGGGGAGCCCTCGCGGCGATGGGGATACAAGCTACTGTTCAAGCCGAGACGACGGAGCTGCCAGGGGCGGTGTTTCAGATCAAGACTTTGCCTGCGAAATAG